Proteins found in one Paenibacillus borealis genomic segment:
- a CDS encoding acyl carrier protein has protein sequence MQMQDKLYEIIAGVCYFDKEELHPGLSVADDLAITSVMIVEIIALVENELGVNLEEHVDELLGCETLGELTELTAELNREHSLDSLPGR, from the coding sequence ATGCAGATGCAGGACAAGCTGTATGAGATTATCGCCGGTGTATGCTACTTCGACAAGGAGGAGCTGCATCCCGGCTTGTCGGTTGCCGATGATCTGGCCATTACCTCGGTGATGATTGTAGAGATTATCGCTTTGGTTGAGAATGAACTGGGCGTGAACCTGGAAGAGCATGTAGATGAGCTGCTAGGCTGCGAGACGCTGGGCGAGCTGACTGAACTGACCGCAGAGCTGAACAGGGAACATTCGCTGGATAGCCTGCCGGGGAGGTGA
- a CDS encoding radical SAM protein: MNQTIQNQLHYLSQKYNEYNLPMYLSYPVDSHWRQPADESAIALELNEIEEAQVYVHIPFCKSICYYCCCDRVLSGKDEDKDHYIDALEQELSLKLSGRARKLKSGNLHWGGGTPAYLNERQIERLYGIITHYVDFEDNARIKLEAYPDKQIVTEGKLRLLKTLGFNYISFGIQDFDPRVLNAIHRECDLEDTREIIGLARSMGFTVNVDLCYGLLFQGLGEFERTLQEIVRIAPDKIVAFPYAHYPAIYPLQRKIPHLSLPNNYMVSRLFELARQYLSRDYTEMGSDTFIRNNGREKHPGTHVVRDFMGSSERSSQQLLGLGKSAVSKIGGLYYKNVAAMDRYHAALELSRLPVETGRTHRLTGDDALREEVILKQLLGGNPIDKIALQDSFGIDFDSYFQEELIVLRGMEKDGLLLGADSPRITVTLTGTYFIRAIAHVFDPYYKSTRNGENSI, translated from the coding sequence GTGAATCAGACCATTCAGAATCAGCTGCATTATTTATCGCAAAAGTACAACGAATACAACCTTCCCATGTATTTAAGTTATCCGGTGGACAGCCACTGGCGCCAGCCTGCAGACGAGTCCGCTATAGCTCTGGAGCTTAACGAAATCGAAGAGGCACAGGTGTATGTGCATATTCCGTTCTGCAAGTCCATCTGCTACTACTGCTGCTGTGACCGGGTACTGAGCGGTAAGGATGAAGACAAGGATCATTACATTGATGCGCTGGAGCAGGAGCTGTCACTTAAGCTCTCCGGCCGTGCCCGGAAGCTGAAATCCGGCAATCTTCACTGGGGCGGGGGGACTCCGGCTTATTTAAATGAACGGCAGATCGAGCGGCTGTACGGAATTATAACTCATTATGTGGATTTTGAAGATAACGCCAGAATAAAGCTGGAGGCTTACCCGGACAAGCAGATTGTTACCGAAGGCAAGCTGCGGCTGCTGAAGACACTAGGGTTTAACTATATCAGCTTTGGCATTCAGGACTTTGATCCCCGGGTGCTGAATGCCATTCACCGGGAATGCGATCTTGAGGATACGCGGGAAATTATCGGCCTTGCCCGGAGCATGGGCTTCACCGTCAATGTGGATTTATGCTATGGCCTGCTTTTTCAGGGACTGGGGGAATTCGAGCGCACATTGCAGGAGATCGTACGGATCGCCCCCGATAAAATCGTGGCTTTTCCCTATGCCCATTATCCGGCCATTTACCCGCTGCAGCGCAAAATCCCGCATCTCAGCCTGCCTAACAATTATATGGTGTCCCGCCTGTTCGAGCTGGCCCGCCAGTATTTATCCCGGGACTACACCGAGATGGGCAGTGATACCTTTATCCGCAACAACGGGCGGGAGAAGCATCCCGGAACGCATGTGGTCCGCGATTTCATGGGCTCCTCCGAGAGAAGCAGCCAGCAACTGCTCGGTCTGGGCAAGTCGGCGGTCAGCAAGATCGGCGGGCTCTATTATAAGAATGTCGCGGCGATGGATCGTTACCATGCAGCGCTTGAGCTGAGCAGGCTTCCTGTCGAGACCGGCAGGACCCATCGTTTGACCGGAGACGATGCCCTTCGCGAGGAGGTCATTTTGAAGCAGCTGCTCGGCGGTAACCCGATTGACAAGATAGCGCTCCAGGACAGCTTCGGTATCGATTTTGACTCTTATTTTCAGGAGGAGCTGATCGTGCTTAGGGGCATGGAGAAGGATGGCCTGCTGCTGGGTGCGGACTCTCCGCGAATTACAGTAACCCTTACCGGTACGTACTTTATCCGGGCTATTGCCCATGTTTTTGATCCCTACTACAAATCCACCAGGAATGGAGAAAATAGTATATGA
- a CDS encoding non-ribosomal peptide synthetase, with protein MANSHSKRSLSAAATLHEGFEARAALHPEHPAIVLAGESMSYHELNRRANGLAHELIARGIQPNDHVGVMVKRNMNLIIALLAVLKSGAAYVPVDPGYPAGRKNYILQHSGASAAVCEDEEPLAVPVQIRLGSAEAAATAAPNSADYPADNPNISIDGSDLAYIMYTSGSTGMPKGVMIEHRSAVNLISWVNRELDMGSRDRGLFVTSVCFDLSVYDIFGLLAAGGTIVLCPESQITDPVSLTRLLLEQRITFWNSVPTTLHYLVRHLTEYLPDFAQSELRHIFLSGDWIPLELARTYSRYFPRAKLTALGGATEAAVWSIYYMVKEVREDWTSIPYGKPIEQNYWYILDDDLQPVAAGETGELYIGGIGVAQGYIKDPVKTAQAFMPDPFREPETDRMYKTGDLGRMREDGNIEFLGRRDDQVKIRGFRIETKEVEKRLLEYPGIRDAAVTARSHSSGDKYLCAYLTARQFISSSDLKQHLSARLPAYMIPSVFVRLEQFPLNANGKVDKKQLPEVSLHNMLTDSVFTPCTTPLQKSIRQAWEAVLELEPIGVDHDFFEIGGSSIEAVTLQSELARWGIHLSYEALLSCPTIRAQADCVESGLAVPSGAACLPQVHIHCGEVAAASSLTARSFPEPLEPRPFTQPQPFNDLYYKSCLYNSLFPVLNVFGRNINTFLCSDMFVYRPGPEQSELYLSADCIESATPEAILEQLGLTVRYESPQGGPELKKRLTAGLARQSLFILWVDSFYEPARRDAYRKKHLAHTLLVYGYSEAQDQFIVLEHSHKDALNYRERTLAAEDLLNSYQGYRQHFMPAAQKYTLMEFPRAQQPYTYELQSDVNKLNCLYRTQEDDLTQSLLALSAFKDHYTSQHMNLTANYAIRLIAGLNTIIDFKRAEKYRLERLFTDRQAAAAMLGEIAGAWLDIRSDLIRYSKGIALTDTWRIVHGRLLDDIAHKEQELMEMMCRPASRGKEGAWQ; from the coding sequence TTGGCCAACTCCCATTCCAAGCGGTCCCTTTCTGCTGCTGCCACGCTTCACGAAGGATTCGAAGCCCGGGCAGCGCTGCATCCGGAGCATCCGGCCATCGTTTTGGCAGGAGAGTCCATGAGCTACCACGAGCTGAACCGCCGTGCCAATGGTCTGGCTCATGAGCTGATCGCCCGGGGCATTCAGCCGAATGACCATGTTGGTGTAATGGTGAAGCGGAATATGAATCTGATCATTGCCCTGCTTGCCGTGTTAAAAAGCGGCGCGGCCTATGTGCCGGTGGATCCCGGCTATCCGGCCGGCCGCAAAAACTATATTCTGCAGCATTCCGGGGCCTCTGCCGCTGTCTGTGAAGACGAAGAACCTCTCGCTGTGCCGGTTCAGATCCGCCTGGGGTCTGCCGAAGCGGCGGCTACCGCTGCTCCCAATTCAGCAGACTATCCGGCAGACAACCCGAATATCTCTATTGACGGCAGCGATCTGGCCTATATTATGTACACCTCCGGCTCTACCGGCATGCCCAAAGGCGTAATGATCGAGCATCGTTCCGCTGTAAATTTAATCTCCTGGGTGAACCGCGAGCTGGATATGGGCAGCCGTGACAGAGGCTTGTTCGTAACCTCGGTGTGCTTTGATCTGTCTGTGTACGATATTTTTGGCCTGCTGGCTGCCGGAGGCACAATTGTCCTGTGTCCGGAGTCACAGATTACTGATCCGGTCAGCTTAACACGGCTGCTGCTGGAGCAGAGGATCACCTTCTGGAATTCCGTTCCGACGACGCTGCATTATCTGGTACGGCACTTGACTGAATATCTGCCTGATTTCGCTCAATCAGAATTGCGGCATATCTTCCTGAGCGGGGACTGGATTCCCCTGGAGCTGGCGCGGACCTACTCCCGTTATTTCCCCCGGGCGAAGCTGACCGCTCTCGGTGGTGCTACGGAAGCTGCGGTCTGGTCGATCTATTATATGGTTAAGGAGGTCCGGGAGGACTGGACAAGCATTCCCTACGGGAAACCGATAGAACAGAATTATTGGTACATTCTGGATGATGACCTGCAGCCGGTTGCGGCGGGGGAGACGGGAGAGCTCTATATCGGGGGCATCGGAGTAGCGCAGGGCTATATCAAGGACCCGGTGAAGACCGCCCAAGCCTTCATGCCCGATCCCTTCCGTGAACCTGAGACGGACAGGATGTACAAGACAGGCGATCTGGGACGGATGAGGGAAGACGGGAATATCGAGTTCCTCGGCCGCCGCGACGATCAGGTTAAGATCCGCGGCTTCCGCATCGAGACGAAGGAAGTGGAGAAGCGGCTGCTGGAATATCCGGGCATCCGGGATGCTGCCGTTACGGCCAGGAGCCATAGTTCAGGCGATAAATACCTCTGCGCTTATCTAACCGCAAGGCAATTCATTTCCAGCAGCGATCTTAAGCAGCACCTGAGTGCCCGCCTGCCCGCTTATATGATCCCGTCCGTCTTCGTCCGGCTGGAGCAGTTCCCGCTGAACGCCAACGGCAAGGTCGACAAAAAGCAGCTGCCTGAGGTATCACTGCACAACATGCTTACAGACAGTGTATTCACTCCCTGCACCACTCCGCTGCAGAAGTCGATTCGCCAGGCATGGGAGGCAGTCCTGGAGCTTGAACCAATCGGAGTGGACCATGACTTTTTCGAAATTGGCGGAAGCTCGATTGAGGCGGTTACGCTGCAAAGCGAGCTTGCCCGCTGGGGCATTCACCTTTCTTACGAAGCGCTGCTGAGCTGCCCTACGATTAGAGCACAAGCGGATTGTGTGGAATCGGGACTTGCAGTGCCATCAGGTGCAGCCTGCCTTCCGCAGGTTCATATTCACTGCGGGGAGGTCGCAGCTGCCTCCAGTCTTACGGCGAGAAGCTTCCCGGAACCCTTGGAGCCGAGGCCCTTCACACAGCCGCAGCCGTTTAACGATCTCTATTACAAAAGCTGCTTATATAACTCACTATTTCCTGTACTGAATGTCTTTGGCCGGAATATCAACACGTTTCTGTGCAGCGATATGTTTGTGTACCGCCCAGGCCCTGAACAGTCTGAGCTGTACCTCTCTGCTGACTGCATTGAATCCGCAACACCGGAAGCGATTCTGGAGCAGCTGGGGCTTACGGTCCGGTATGAGTCCCCGCAGGGCGGGCCTGAGCTGAAGAAGCGGCTTACTGCCGGACTGGCCCGGCAGAGCCTGTTCATTCTCTGGGTGGACAGCTTCTATGAGCCAGCCCGCAGAGATGCTTATAGGAAGAAGCATCTTGCCCACACGCTGCTGGTCTATGGCTACAGCGAAGCGCAGGATCAGTTTATTGTGCTGGAGCACAGCCATAAGGATGCGCTGAACTACAGGGAACGTACCCTCGCAGCAGAGGATCTGCTGAACAGTTATCAGGGATACCGCCAGCATTTTATGCCGGCGGCGCAGAAGTACACCTTGATGGAATTCCCGCGTGCCCAGCAGCCCTACACCTATGAATTGCAGTCAGATGTTAATAAGCTTAACTGCCTGTACCGCACACAGGAAGATGACCTTACGCAGAGCCTGCTGGCGTTGTCTGCCTTCAAAGATCACTATACTTCACAGCATATGAACCTCACAGCGAATTACGCCATCCGGCTGATCGCAGGCCTGAACACTATCATTGATTTCAAGCGGGCCGAAAAATACCGGCTGGAGCGTCTATTCACAGATCGGCAAGCAGCAGCGGCTATGCTCGGAGAAATTGCCGGTGCATGGCTGGACATCCGCAGTGACCTGATCAGGTACAGCAAGGGCATTGCGCTGACGGATACATGGAGAATTGTTCATGGCCGTTTATTGGATGACATTGCACACAAGGAGCAGGAACTCATGGAGATGATGTGCCGCCCGGCAAGCCGGGGCAAGGAGGGGGCTTGGCAGTGA
- a CDS encoding response regulator transcription factor — MFKIMIVEDDIKIRTLMTDILRKYSYEVVEVADFQQVEKIFEQEAPQLVLLDLNLPYYDGFYYCRVFRRKTTVPIIVISARDEESSQVLSMELGADDYIVKPLNIQVLLAKIMAIMRRNYGEYAGKPEPEKEPLPIHLDDRNFSISCKGAVEELSKNEYKLLKKLMENMDTIVTREELLGELWDDVHFVVDNTLTVNVTRVKSKLASLGFQDVIKVKRGVGYIFDSAMIGGTRQ; from the coding sequence TTGTTCAAGATCATGATCGTCGAGGATGATATCAAAATCAGAACCCTGATGACCGATATCCTGCGCAAATACAGCTATGAAGTGGTGGAGGTTGCAGATTTTCAGCAGGTGGAGAAGATCTTCGAGCAGGAAGCGCCGCAGCTTGTGCTGCTTGACCTGAATTTGCCTTATTATGACGGGTTCTACTATTGCCGGGTATTCAGAAGGAAGACAACGGTGCCGATTATTGTGATCTCTGCAAGGGATGAGGAATCCAGCCAGGTGCTTAGCATGGAGCTGGGGGCGGACGATTATATCGTGAAGCCGCTGAATATTCAAGTGCTGCTGGCGAAGATTATGGCGATCATGCGCCGGAATTACGGGGAATATGCAGGCAAGCCGGAGCCGGAGAAAGAACCGCTGCCGATTCATCTGGATGACCGCAATTTTAGCATTTCCTGCAAGGGAGCCGTAGAAGAGCTCAGCAAGAATGAATATAAGCTGCTGAAGAAGCTGATGGAGAATATGGATACCATTGTCACCAGGGAAGAACTGCTGGGAGAGCTGTGGGATGATGTGCATTTCGTCGTGGATAATACGCTGACAGTCAATGTCACCCGGGTCAAAAGCAAGCTGGCCAGTCTCGGCTTTCAGGATGTGATCAAAGTCAAACGGGGCGTGGGTTATATTTTTGATTCGGCTATGATCGGAGGGACCCGCCAGTGA
- a CDS encoding sensor histidine kinase, protein MSIKLFRDFMRDHLAFTLVYFLSHILVSVYCNFFISSNIQLMYLLSIYFYVFIIFMCFRLIKYISTNREIQRLSENIEIEEKSFSCEQQAAIQLIHRIHHSYQDQIYEVKAQADNTHKFISQWIHNLKTPLSVIDLILQNYKLNPTGYALALQHVEEEKDKLLSMLNQMLKFFRLEHFTRDYNPEPINLLESLRSLINSKRNQYIYNHVYPVIECEDERITVMTDSKWNTAMLDQIISNAIKYSNPGEEAKPIHFRIGQRGDQVVLSIKDEGIGIEPVDLQRVFQPFFTGKNGRTHHQATGIGLYVCSEIARKLGHRLTITSEVNQGTEVQISYLSKMKENVR, encoded by the coding sequence GTGAGCATTAAGCTGTTTCGGGATTTCATGCGCGATCATCTGGCGTTTACCCTTGTCTATTTTCTAAGTCATATCCTGGTGAGTGTATACTGCAATTTCTTTATCAGCAGCAATATCCAGCTCATGTACCTGCTCAGCATTTATTTTTACGTTTTTATCATATTTATGTGCTTCCGCTTGATCAAATATATCTCCACCAACCGGGAAATTCAGCGGTTATCCGAGAATATCGAGATTGAAGAGAAGAGCTTTTCGTGCGAGCAGCAAGCTGCCATTCAGCTCATTCACCGGATACACCATAGCTATCAGGACCAGATCTATGAGGTCAAAGCCCAGGCCGACAACACCCATAAATTCATCTCCCAGTGGATACATAATCTCAAAACTCCCTTGTCAGTCATCGACCTCATTCTGCAGAACTACAAGCTGAATCCCACGGGCTATGCCCTGGCCCTGCAGCATGTGGAGGAAGAGAAGGATAAGCTCCTCAGTATGCTGAACCAGATGCTTAAGTTTTTCCGCCTGGAGCATTTCACCCGGGATTATAATCCGGAGCCTATCAACCTGCTGGAATCACTCAGAAGCCTGATTAACAGTAAGCGGAATCAATATATCTACAATCATGTCTACCCGGTTATCGAATGTGAGGACGAGCGTATCACGGTCATGACGGACAGCAAATGGAACACGGCGATGCTCGATCAGATCATCTCCAATGCGATCAAATACTCCAACCCTGGCGAAGAGGCGAAGCCCATCCACTTCCGCATTGGGCAGCGGGGCGACCAGGTGGTGTTGTCCATCAAGGATGAGGGCATCGGCATTGAGCCCGTCGATCTTCAGCGGGTCTTCCAGCCCTTTTTCACCGGAAAAAACGGCCGTACCCACCATCAGGCGACAGGCATCGGCCTCTACGTCTGCTCGGAAATAGCCAGGAAGCTGGGCCACCGCCTCACGATCACCTCGGAAGTCAACCAAGGCACTGAGGTGCAGATTTCTTACCTTTCAAAAATGAAAGAAAACGTAAGGTAA
- a CDS encoding phosphopantetheine-binding protein: protein MKITEQVTMIVAGLTRIPAGELRLDTDIFESRLLTSLGLLDLVARLEQEFKIIILPEELIHDHFASIATIIGFIDNKLAEAS, encoded by the coding sequence ATGAAAATCACAGAACAAGTTACAATGATCGTAGCGGGTCTGACCCGTATTCCGGCCGGGGAGCTGCGCCTGGACACCGATATTTTCGAGTCCAGATTATTGACCTCCCTGGGTCTCCTGGATCTGGTTGCCAGATTGGAGCAGGAATTCAAGATTATTATTCTGCCCGAGGAACTGATACATGACCACTTCGCGAGCATTGCCACAATTATCGGGTTTATCGATAATAAGCTGGCGGAGGCATCATAA
- a CDS encoding acyl-CoA dehydrogenase family protein, with amino-acid sequence MDFSYTEEQRQIGGLMEECCERYLNDGVYADDESCTFRRDKWSRIADTGLLGLPFPAAYGGAEQGMLTTALAIRSLALHCHDEGLIFSVCAQMSAAQVPLWLYGSEEQQARYLAPLIEGRFIGSSVITEPGAGSDSSAMTTSVEKEPEGYILNGVKTFATLAPESDILLVYGKHANGLPMLDVSAFILEGRQQEYEIGQVFEKMGLRTSPMSEVLLNRTRIPANRLLGRERQGMGIFFKAMLWERIIVSAYHVGAMEQQYEQTYQYASQRKQFGQAILSFEGVYDKLVQMRIRMETSRLMLYKVCEDFDQGRCGMHNASMLKLHTSESKVQNSLAAVQIWGAYGYVKESPPEKQMRDSLASKLYSGTSEMQKKIMLEGLGEAHE; translated from the coding sequence GTGGATTTCAGCTATACCGAGGAGCAGCGGCAGATAGGCGGCTTAATGGAGGAATGTTGTGAGAGGTATTTGAATGACGGGGTGTATGCGGATGATGAGAGCTGCACCTTCCGCAGGGATAAATGGTCCAGAATAGCCGATACCGGCTTGCTGGGGCTTCCCTTTCCGGCAGCGTATGGAGGAGCGGAGCAGGGAATGCTGACCACGGCGCTGGCGATCCGCTCGCTGGCGCTTCACTGCCATGACGAAGGCCTGATCTTCTCGGTATGCGCCCAAATGTCGGCGGCCCAAGTGCCGCTATGGTTGTACGGCAGTGAGGAGCAGCAGGCCAGATATCTGGCACCGCTCATTGAAGGAAGATTCATCGGCAGCAGTGTAATCACGGAACCTGGGGCCGGCTCTGATTCTTCTGCCATGACCACTTCGGTAGAGAAGGAGCCTGAAGGTTACATCCTGAACGGCGTCAAAACCTTTGCCACACTCGCCCCGGAGTCCGACATCCTGCTGGTGTATGGCAAGCATGCGAATGGACTGCCCATGCTGGATGTTTCGGCCTTTATTCTGGAAGGGCGGCAGCAGGAATACGAGATTGGACAAGTCTTCGAGAAGATGGGCCTGCGGACCAGCCCGATGAGTGAGGTTCTCCTGAACCGTACCCGCATTCCGGCCAATAGGCTGCTGGGACGGGAACGTCAGGGGATGGGCATTTTTTTCAAGGCGATGCTGTGGGAGAGGATTATAGTCAGTGCCTATCATGTCGGAGCCATGGAACAGCAGTATGAACAGACCTATCAATACGCAAGCCAGAGGAAGCAGTTCGGGCAGGCCATCCTCTCTTTCGAGGGTGTCTATGACAAGCTGGTCCAGATGAGAATCCGGATGGAGACGAGCCGGCTGATGCTGTATAAAGTGTGTGAGGACTTTGATCAGGGCCGCTGCGGGATGCACAACGCCTCCATGCTGAAGCTGCATACCTCTGAATCCAAGGTGCAGAACAGCCTTGCGGCTGTGCAGATCTGGGGTGCTTACGGCTATGTGAAGGAGAGCCCGCCGGAGAAGCAGATGCGCGATTCGCTTGCCTCCAAGCTGTACTCGGGAACAAGCGAGATGCAGAAGAAAATCATGCTGGAAGGTCTGGGGGAAGCGCATGAGTGA
- a CDS encoding amino acid adenylation domain-containing protein: MSDFLLQHYLIRTAERCPDQTALRFEGREVSYGELHRCSIQISDALIETGMEPGETAAICLDKSPQAVCAMFGVLFTAGAYIPLDTTYSPVHRMLTILEQSGTRFLIIDGANLQKLLKGANPEQLERLRPLHVLLVDGSAESGEADVGNIVQVAPEQPLRYLYRSRRQAISEDLAYILYTSGSTGVPKGVMITHLNARTFIDWCCSYFKPEENERFAAIAPFHFDLAVFDIFVSVAVGATLVLLTAEVIQNPSRFTAAIRQEAINWVYSVPSLWAAVVKYARLPAEGLPSLRGVLFAGEVLQPKLLHRIMELLPLADFYNLYGLIETNVCTYYPLSEQDGLRDAPVPIGYPCGNTGVVVVTSDGRLAGSGEEGEICVRGAIVMKGYYRNPRLTQQSFRSIPPDWGLGDKIYCTGDLAMVNEDGALVLVGRKDALIKRSGFRIELPEIERVLHDMENILDAAVVDIPDAEGQPLICAAVVVHDAGSFTVLGLKQAVGKLLPQYMIPDMVHVFDSFPTGGSGKVDRQQLKLEFRKRL; the protein is encoded by the coding sequence ATGAGTGATTTCCTGCTTCAGCATTACCTGATCCGCACCGCTGAACGCTGCCCGGACCAGACTGCGCTGCGCTTTGAAGGCCGGGAGGTAAGCTATGGCGAGCTGCACCGGTGCAGCATTCAAATCTCCGATGCACTGATCGAAACCGGCATGGAACCGGGGGAAACCGCTGCAATCTGTCTGGACAAGTCGCCGCAGGCGGTATGCGCCATGTTCGGCGTGCTGTTCACCGCAGGTGCGTACATCCCGCTGGATACAACCTATTCACCCGTCCATAGAATGCTGACCATCCTCGAGCAGAGCGGGACGCGGTTCCTGATTATTGATGGTGCGAACCTGCAGAAGCTGCTGAAGGGTGCCAATCCGGAGCAGTTAGAGCGGCTGAGGCCGCTTCATGTGCTGTTGGTGGACGGGAGTGCTGAATCGGGCGAAGCGGACGTTGGTAATATCGTTCAGGTTGCGCCGGAGCAGCCCCTGCGCTATTTGTACAGGAGCAGAAGACAGGCGATCAGCGAGGATCTGGCTTATATTCTGTACACCTCCGGTTCCACCGGAGTACCCAAAGGCGTGATGATCACCCATCTGAATGCCAGAACCTTCATTGACTGGTGCTGCAGTTACTTCAAACCGGAAGAGAATGAACGCTTCGCTGCCATCGCGCCTTTTCATTTTGACCTTGCGGTATTCGATATTTTCGTGTCGGTTGCCGTGGGGGCGACGCTCGTCCTCCTGACGGCCGAAGTCATTCAGAATCCGTCGCGCTTTACTGCAGCTATCAGGCAAGAGGCGATTAACTGGGTCTACTCCGTACCTTCACTGTGGGCTGCCGTGGTCAAATACGCCCGCTTGCCCGCTGAGGGGCTGCCTTCGCTGCGGGGCGTGCTGTTTGCGGGAGAGGTCCTGCAGCCGAAGCTGCTGCATCGGATCATGGAGCTGCTGCCGCTGGCAGATTTCTACAATCTGTATGGGCTGATTGAAACCAACGTCTGCACCTATTATCCGCTAAGTGAGCAAGACGGTCTCCGGGACGCCCCCGTGCCAATCGGGTATCCTTGCGGCAATACCGGAGTTGTGGTGGTAACCTCTGACGGACGCCTTGCCGGTTCGGGTGAAGAGGGGGAAATCTGCGTAAGAGGCGCGATTGTCATGAAGGGCTATTACCGCAATCCCCGGCTCACGCAGCAAAGCTTCCGCAGCATACCGCCGGACTGGGGTCTTGGAGACAAGATCTACTGTACCGGGGACCTGGCTATGGTTAATGAAGACGGAGCACTCGTCCTGGTTGGCCGCAAAGACGCCTTGATTAAGCGTTCCGGCTTTCGGATTGAGCTGCCTGAGATTGAGCGCGTGCTGCATGACATGGAGAATATCCTGGATGCCGCTGTGGTGGATATCCCGGACGCTGAAGGCCAACCGCTGATCTGCGCTGCCGTGGTTGTGCATGACGCTGGCAGCTTCACCGTCCTTGGGCTGAAGCAGGCTGTCGGCAAGCTGCTGCCCCAATATATGATTCCCGATATGGTGCATGTCTTTGACAGCTTCCCTACAGGGGGCAGCGGCAAGGTGGACCGGCAGCAATTGAAGCTTGAGTTCCGCAAGCGGCTCTAA
- a CDS encoding ABC transporter ATP-binding protein: MSVVLEVKEVKKVYGVQNGENSTVALDSVSFNVEKGEFIGIMGPSGSGKTTLLNILSGIGKPSYGEVYIGGKNITSLDKNEMALFRRQHLGFVFQEFNLMDSLTLKENVMLPMILDKRDKAQMEAKSEEIMKLLGIEEIAGKYPYNISGGQQQRVAVSRALVNDPDIIFADEPTGNLDSKSSTAVMKCIEKMNQERESTILMVTHDAFAASFCKKIIFIKDGAISMEIVSSGVRKEFFDQILDCLAIIGGERNDL; encoded by the coding sequence GTGAGCGTAGTACTGGAAGTCAAAGAGGTTAAGAAGGTTTATGGTGTGCAGAACGGTGAGAATTCCACAGTGGCGCTGGATTCGGTCAGCTTTAACGTAGAGAAGGGGGAGTTTATCGGCATCATGGGTCCTTCGGGCAGCGGCAAAACCACATTGCTGAATATCCTGAGCGGCATTGGTAAGCCGAGCTACGGCGAGGTTTATATCGGGGGCAAGAACATCACCTCCCTGGATAAGAATGAAATGGCGCTCTTCCGCAGACAGCATCTCGGCTTTGTCTTCCAGGAATTCAATCTGATGGACAGTCTGACACTGAAGGAGAACGTCATGCTGCCCATGATCCTTGATAAGCGGGACAAAGCGCAAATGGAAGCCAAAAGTGAAGAGATTATGAAGCTGCTGGGCATTGAAGAAATTGCCGGCAAGTATCCCTACAACATTTCTGGCGGTCAGCAGCAGCGGGTGGCGGTCAGCCGGGCGCTCGTGAATGATCCGGATATTATTTTCGCCGATGAGCCGACAGGCAACCTGGATTCCAAGTCCTCCACTGCGGTAATGAAATGCATCGAGAAGATGAACCAGGAACGGGAGAGCACCATCCTGATGGTGACCCATGACGCCTTCGCCGCGAGCTTCTGCAAAAAGATCATCTTCATCAAGGATGGCGCAATCAGCATGGAGATTGTCAGCAGCGGGGTCCGCAAGGAGTTTTTTGATCAAATCCTCGACTGCCTGGCGATCATCGGAGGGGAACGAAATGACCTTTAG